CCGTGGTGCATGTCCGGATCGACCATGTGTTCGATCAGCAATATCGCGGGTTGCTTCAATCTCTTCGAGAATTTGGTTAGCAGTCCCACTTGGTGCATCACGCTTACCATTATGATGTGTTTCGGTAAGCTCAATATCGTATTCAGGAAGGGCGGCAACGACATCGCTGACGATACTGAAGAGAGTTTGAATACCACGAGCGAAGTTTGCTGCCTTGAGAACTGGAATTGACTGACTTGCTGTCTCAATTTGCTGAGTTCCTGCTTCGTCAAATCCGGTGGTGCCAATGACAACTGGCGTTGATGTAGTTGTGGCTGCGTCAAGATACTCGCGTGACGCTTCTGGAACAGTAAAGTCGATGAGGGCGTCGATATCAGCATCTTCAAGAACCGACACTGCTTGGGATGGGTCTGCAATCACACAGTCCTCGCGTTCAATAGACTCAGGACGTTGGGTAAATACCACGTCTACTGAGACATTAGATCGGCTATCTGCCTCTTCGATGAGTTCTGTGCCCATACGGCCGGTTGCACCAGTAATTGCGAGTGAGATCATGCTTCCAACTCAGCAAGAATCGCTTCAAGTTCCTCACGGTTTTCTTCCTCAATGCGGGTGAGCGGCAGTCGAAGCCGTGCTGGTCCGTAGTCACGAATCTCCATTGCCTCCTTGACAGGGATTGGATTAGATTCAATAAACAGCGCACGTGCCAGTGGACCAAGCTCGTGGTGGAGTTCGCGTGCTCGTTCAAAATCACCATCAAGAGCCGAATGTACCATTTCAACGGTCCGTTCTGGTTCAATATTACCGATCACACTGATTGTTCCTGTACCGCCCATTGAGAGGACGGAAAGCGTCATTCCATCGTCACCGGATAGCACAGCAAATTCCTCATCGCGTGTTCGTTCGATAATCTCAGATATCTGTCCAGTATCGCCGCTTGCGGCCTTGTATCCAACAATGTTTTCATGAGCAGCAAGTTCAACAGCTGTGTCAGGTTCTATATTCTGTCCAGTTCTGCCAGGGACATTATACACGATCTGTGGTAGATCAATTTCGTCTGCGATTCGCTCATAATGATCAACAAATCCCTGTTGTTCTGGAAGGTTATAATATGGTGAAATCAGAAGTAATGCGTCAGCGCCAACATCAGCACAGCGGCGCGAAAGCTCGAGTGCTTCGCGTGTATTGTTTGAGCCGCTTCCAGCAATAACTGGAATGTCCTCGACAGCATCAACAACTGCTTCAACAACATCAACGTGTTCTTCATGTGATACAGTTGCACTTTCACCGGTTGATCCCATTGGAACAAGACCATCGACACCAGCCTCTTCAAGGCGACGTGCGTCAGATTGCAGTTGATCAAAGTCGATACTTCCGTCCTCCGTAAATGGAGTTGTCATCGCGGGATAGACCCCGCGGAGTGGGTCAGTTGTCATGGTAACTATCTGTTTGTGGGTATGGGTTATGTACGATGTGATTGAAACTCGGTGCCAGCAAAACGCACCTCCGACGGGGTTGCTACGCCCGCCACAAGCACAAGCTACTGACCACGTTTACGTTTGAAAACAGAGTCGCCGCTCCACCATAAACGAGCTATCAGCGTAGTGGAACGGATCATATCTGTACGAACTGACCGAAGAATGATAAATATTACGAGGTTCAATCGTGAGGGCTGTTCTCAGATGTCTGTATACGGCGGATTCAAAACGTCTTTGAATAAAGCAACCGCAGTATAGATATGTTACTAACCGTCTCGGGACCGCCGGGCAGCGGGAAAAGTACAACGGCAGCTGCACTGGCCGAGCGGTTCGATTTGTCCCACACGAGTGGCGGAGATATTTTTCGGTCTGTAGCAGCAGAGCGTGGAGTCTCAGTTGGAAGGTTGAATGAAATTGCTGAGGAAGATCCATCAATTGATAAAGATCTTGACCGGCGACTGCAGCAGATTGCTGCTGAAAAGGATGATGTTGTTCTTGAATCTCGACTGGCTGGATGGCTGTCCGCAGACCATGCTGCGTTTCGTATCTGGCTTGATGCACCACTGGATGTGCGAGCTAAACGAATCGCTGAGCGCGAAGACAAAGAGATTGATACAGCACGAATAGAGACGGAACAGCGTGAAGATAGTGAAGCTGATCGATACGAGGAATATTATGACATAAATATCAAGGACTTGAGCATCTACGACATTCATATTAATACCGCTCGGTGGGGGCCGGAGGATGTTCCAGAGATTATCGAACATGCAATTGCTCAATACGATGCAAATGAAGATGAAGGACAAGCCCCGATTAACACAATTGATATCTGATAATGCGCTCTGCACCTGCCGATCGGACGGTCGACGAGCTCTGTTCATTTGGAGTCATTAATCTCGATAAACCTCCAGGACCATCTGCACATGAGGTTACAGCATGGATTAGAGACATGGTTGGTGCCGATCGCGCAGCACACGGAGGAACCCTTGATCCTAAAGTAACAGGCTGTCTACCGATTTTACTTGGGGATGCAGTACGATTTGCACAAATCTTTCATCAGACAGAAAAGGAGTACGTCGCCGTACTGGAGTTACATGATACCCCAACAGGTAATGTTGAGTCAGTGATCAGTGAATTCGAAGCAAACCTATATCAGAAACCTCCGAAAAAGAGTGCCGTATCCCGTGAGTTACGAACACGAGAAGTATATGAGTGTACTCCAATAGAGATACAGAGTCGGAAGGTGTTACTTCGGATTCGCTGTGAAAGTGGGACATACATTCGGAAACTGTGTCACGACATTGGGCTCGCGCTGGGAACAGGAGCTCACATGGGAGATCTGCGGAGAACCACGACAGGGCCGTTTGATGATCGGTCGTTAGTAACAATGCAGGAGGTGGCTGACGGGTTGGCATATTGGAGAGAAGGCAGTGAGGACCCCCCGATCAACATAACAGACGTGATAGCCCCTGCTGAGGCTGCGCTGACAGAGTTTCCAACAGTAACAATCGCCAGATCAGCAGCACAAGCAGTGCAAAATGGAGCTCAAGTATATGCACCGGGCGTGATTACAGTTGATGAGTCATTAGAGAACCTCAGTGCTGGTGAGAATCCAACGGTTGTCTGTAAAACAAAGGATGGAACAGCAGTATGCTTAGGAACGCTGGTTGGATCGCCAGACGACGAAACGGGGACGGTCGTTAAGTTAGAACGCGTACTGGTATAGTACGCTGAAATGTATTTTGAAGGCGGGGCTACTGGGAAAAACTAGATATCTTCAAGCACCTGTTCTGGTAACGCGATAACAGGACGGTCAGCGTCAGTAATAAGCGAGTGCGAAATATCGCCAGTGAGCAACCGAACAAGACGGCCGCTTGGGCGTGGAGTAAACACGATTGAATCTGTATCAAAAT
This portion of the Salinarchaeum sp. IM2453 genome encodes:
- the cmk gene encoding (d)CMP kinase, with product MLLTVSGPPGSGKSTTAAALAERFDLSHTSGGDIFRSVAAERGVSVGRLNEIAEEDPSIDKDLDRRLQQIAAEKDDVVLESRLAGWLSADHAAFRIWLDAPLDVRAKRIAEREDKEIDTARIETEQREDSEADRYEEYYDINIKDLSIYDIHINTARWGPEDVPEIIEHAIAQYDANEDEGQAPINTIDI
- the dapB gene encoding 4-hydroxy-tetrahydrodipicolinate reductase: MISLAITGATGRMGTELIEEADSRSNVSVDVVFTQRPESIEREDCVIADPSQAVSVLEDADIDALIDFTVPEASREYLDAATTTSTPVVIGTTGFDEAGTQQIETASQSIPVLKAANFARGIQTLFSIVSDVVAALPEYDIELTETHHNGKRDAPSGTANQILEEIEATRDIADRTHGRSGHAPRQEDNIGVHALRAGNITGIHELLLAGNHEELRITHRAEDRGVFAAGAVDAAVWLADQPSGRYDFQDVLAE
- a CDS encoding RNA-guided pseudouridylation complex pseudouridine synthase subunit Cbf5, yielding MRSAPADRTVDELCSFGVINLDKPPGPSAHEVTAWIRDMVGADRAAHGGTLDPKVTGCLPILLGDAVRFAQIFHQTEKEYVAVLELHDTPTGNVESVISEFEANLYQKPPKKSAVSRELRTREVYECTPIEIQSRKVLLRIRCESGTYIRKLCHDIGLALGTGAHMGDLRRTTTGPFDDRSLVTMQEVADGLAYWREGSEDPPINITDVIAPAEAALTEFPTVTIARSAAQAVQNGAQVYAPGVITVDESLENLSAGENPTVVCKTKDGTAVCLGTLVGSPDDETGTVVKLERVLV
- the dapA gene encoding 4-hydroxy-tetrahydrodipicolinate synthase — encoded protein: MTTDPLRGVYPAMTTPFTEDGSIDFDQLQSDARRLEEAGVDGLVPMGSTGESATVSHEEHVDVVEAVVDAVEDIPVIAGSGSNNTREALELSRRCADVGADALLLISPYYNLPEQQGFVDHYERIADEIDLPQIVYNVPGRTGQNIEPDTAVELAAHENIVGYKAASGDTGQISEIIERTRDEEFAVLSGDDGMTLSVLSMGGTGTISVIGNIEPERTVEMVHSALDGDFERARELHHELGPLARALFIESNPIPVKEAMEIRDYGPARLRLPLTRIEEENREELEAILAELEA